In Cyprinus carpio isolate SPL01 chromosome B16, ASM1834038v1, whole genome shotgun sequence, the following are encoded in one genomic region:
- the LOC122140088 gene encoding zymogen granule membrane protein 16-like, translating into MLHLFLILSGVTLGMAMPLPDYYSYSTAVGDGSGTEYSTEYDGRVTGIRVWEHSNAYIRGIQLRYDGNWTTTVCTSYGNPLEMKLRDNESFIQVSGKYYYGYIYEIMFVTSRGRSLKVGLSYGNSFNFYPTNDGSQLRFLSGRQNGNGITSIGAHWAVY; encoded by the exons atgttgcaTCTTTTTCTGATTCTCTCTGGAGTTACATTGGGCATGGCCATGC CTTTACCGGATTACTACTCATACTCCACGGCTGTTGGGGACGGCAGTGGAACTGAATATTCCACTGAATATGATGGTCGCGTCACTGGTATCAGAGTGTGGGAACACAGTAACGCGTACATTCGTGG AATACAGCTGCGTTATGATGGTAACTGGACAACCACAGTTTGTACAAGCTATGGCAATCCACTGGAGATGAAACTTCGTGACAATGAATCCTTTATTCAGGTTTCTGGAAAATATTACTATGGCTACATCTATGAGATTATGTTTGTCACTAGTCGAGGCCGCTCTTTAAAAGTAGGGCTGTCCTATGGAAACTCATTTAACTTCTACCCAACCAATGATGGAAGTCAGCTACGTTTTCTCAGTGGTCGACAGAATGGAAATGGCATTACTTCCATTGGGGCTCACTGGGCTGTCTACTAA